From the genome of Blautia pseudococcoides, one region includes:
- a CDS encoding NAD(P)H-dependent glycerol-3-phosphate dehydrogenase, producing the protein MAKVSVIGAGSWGTALSMLLCGNGHDTVLWSHREEQAEELRRTREHKTKLPGVRLPEEICITSSLKEALEGKDVIVLAVPSVAVRATARKMNPFIRYGQLIVNVAKGIEEHTLTTLTDMIEEEIPNSQACVLSGPSHAEEVSRNLPTTCVVGAKRKETAEYLQNIFMSPAFRVYISPDMLGIELGGALKNVIALAAGTADGLGYGDNTKAALITRGMAEIARLGIAMGARPDTFYGLSGIGDLIVTCASVHSRNRKAGFLMGQGRSMEEAMDEVNMVVEGVFSAKAGRELAEKYKVEMPIIEQVNRVLFEGRTPAEAVSDLMVRDKKIESWDGSWK; encoded by the coding sequence ATGGCAAAAGTAAGTGTGATTGGAGCAGGAAGCTGGGGAACCGCCCTGTCCATGCTGCTTTGCGGCAACGGACATGACACGGTTTTGTGGTCTCACAGGGAGGAACAGGCAGAGGAACTGCGAAGGACAAGGGAGCATAAGACAAAGCTGCCCGGTGTCAGGCTGCCGGAGGAGATTTGTATAACCAGCAGTCTCAAAGAGGCGCTGGAGGGGAAAGATGTGATCGTCCTGGCCGTGCCCTCCGTGGCAGTCCGGGCTACCGCAAGAAAGATGAACCCTTTTATCCGCTACGGACAGCTTATTGTGAATGTAGCAAAGGGGATTGAGGAGCATACCCTCACCACCCTTACGGATATGATAGAGGAGGAAATCCCCAATTCACAGGCATGTGTTCTCTCAGGACCAAGCCACGCGGAGGAGGTGAGCAGGAATCTGCCCACAACCTGCGTGGTGGGGGCAAAGCGGAAAGAGACTGCGGAATATCTGCAGAATATTTTTATGAGCCCTGCGTTCCGCGTGTATATCAGCCCGGATATGCTGGGTATTGAATTGGGGGGAGCTCTGAAAAATGTCATTGCTCTGGCTGCGGGAACCGCGGATGGTCTGGGATACGGGGATAATACAAAAGCAGCGCTGATCACCCGAGGAATGGCAGAGATCGCAAGACTGGGAATTGCCATGGGAGCGCGCCCGGATACCTTTTACGGACTTTCCGGGATCGGCGATCTGATCGTTACCTGCGCCAGTGTTCACAGCCGGAACCGCAAGGCCGGATTTCTCATGGGGCAGGGGCGTTCCATGGAGGAAGCAATGGATGAGGTGAATATGGTGGTGGAAGGTGTCTTCTCCGCAAAGGCGGGAAGGGAGCTTGCAGAGAAATACAAAGTGGAAATGCCTATCATAGAACAAGTGAACCGGGTGCTTTTCGAAGGCAGGACTCCGGCGGAAGCAGTATCTGACCTGATGGTGAGAGACAAGAAAATTGAATCCTGGGACGGCAGTTGGAAATGA
- a CDS encoding ABC transporter ATP-binding protein, with protein MKREETVQNLIQLSGICKIYNPGENEVRALDHVDLQIDEGEFVAIIGQSGSGKSTLMNMLGCLDVPSQGSYCLHGQDVSHLRDNQLSEIRNREIGFIFQGFNLIANLNALENVELPLIYRGLGRQKRRQLSQEALKMVGLENRMDHKPSEMSGGQQQRVAIARAIAARPPVILADEPTGNLDSASSKEILQILKELHNEGRTVILITHDDGIAAQARRIIRIMDGKIESDRLNEHYEEGAHHVEKE; from the coding sequence ATGAAAAGAGAAGAAACAGTGCAGAATCTGATACAGCTCTCCGGAATCTGCAAAATATACAATCCGGGTGAAAATGAAGTGCGTGCGCTGGATCATGTGGACCTGCAGATTGATGAGGGGGAATTTGTGGCGATCATCGGGCAGTCCGGTTCGGGCAAATCCACACTCATGAATATGCTGGGCTGCCTGGATGTGCCCTCACAAGGGTCTTACTGCCTTCACGGACAGGATGTCTCTCACCTGAGAGATAACCAGCTGTCAGAAATCCGCAACAGGGAGATTGGATTTATCTTTCAGGGGTTTAATCTGATCGCCAATCTGAATGCGCTGGAGAATGTTGAGCTTCCTCTTATTTACAGAGGTCTTGGCAGACAGAAGAGAAGACAGCTTTCCCAGGAGGCCCTTAAAATGGTAGGGTTGGAGAACCGTATGGACCACAAGCCTTCTGAGATGTCCGGTGGACAGCAGCAGAGAGTTGCCATAGCAAGGGCCATAGCGGCCAGGCCGCCGGTGATTCTGGCAGATGAGCCCACGGGTAATCTGGATTCTGCATCCAGCAAGGAAATCCTGCAGATTTTAAAAGAGCTGCACAATGAGGGCAGAACAGTGATCCTGATCACCCACGATGACGGCATTGCCGCACAGGCACGCCGTATCATCCGTATTATGGATGGAAAAATTGAGTCAGACAGATTAAATGAGCATTATGAGGAAGGAGCACATCATGTTGAGAAAGAATAA
- a CDS encoding efflux RND transporter periplasmic adaptor subunit, translating into MLRKNKENLPDTVKAGKKKIKVPLIIGGVVVAIIVVSFAASKLTPKALPQVPVSAVTKEDLTANVDTSGTVESLKTKTYFSPVNATISQYPLKVGEVVKPGDSLVAFDVSTLEQDNQKAQLNVSATVNGSKDSVAKAAETQQKANEAAGKVPTLQANVDSYQEYVASLKTAIADRTRELTDWAKQETTDASVALTQAQADLTKLQQELEGQKAEQQQLNAQAEELKAAIAEAKKNNQDTADLERQWKDLNAQAENMDPAIDDLNSQMNDKSDEVTQLQINQIENQSAQDPTSDAQIVEWQNELESAATELSEMQSELAEQKSLANSADGAKVTEAAKAQMQATNNIAELEAASLEELLEKGKQGLQAEFSGIVSKADASQGSAASQGMELITIASNEEVAVNVTVSKYDYDKLKEGQKASITIADHTYKGTVSRISKMATTNEKGAPVIWAEVKIDNPDDNIFLGVEAKVSIETGSAKGVVSVPVNAVNTGKDSTFCYVVKDGVIARQDVETGISSSEYTEIKSGLKLGDSVIAELPDGLAEGMKVEEAAAGSTSGAQTADAVKE; encoded by the coding sequence ATGTTGAGAAAGAATAAGGAAAATCTTCCCGACACTGTGAAAGCAGGAAAGAAAAAGATAAAAGTGCCGCTGATCATCGGCGGCGTTGTGGTGGCGATCATTGTTGTCAGCTTTGCAGCGTCCAAACTGACACCCAAGGCACTGCCCCAGGTACCGGTAAGCGCTGTGACAAAAGAGGACCTGACAGCAAATGTGGATACCAGCGGAACGGTGGAAAGTCTTAAGACAAAGACCTATTTTTCTCCGGTCAATGCCACCATATCCCAGTATCCTCTGAAAGTGGGGGAAGTGGTGAAGCCGGGAGACTCCCTGGTTGCGTTTGATGTATCCACACTGGAGCAGGATAACCAGAAGGCACAGTTAAATGTGAGTGCCACGGTCAACGGTTCAAAGGACAGTGTGGCAAAAGCGGCGGAGACACAGCAGAAAGCCAATGAAGCTGCCGGAAAAGTCCCCACACTCCAGGCCAATGTGGACAGCTATCAGGAATACGTGGCGTCTTTGAAGACTGCCATAGCGGACAGGACAAGAGAGCTGACCGACTGGGCAAAACAGGAAACCACAGATGCCAGCGTTGCCCTGACCCAGGCTCAGGCGGATTTGACAAAGCTGCAGCAGGAGCTTGAAGGTCAGAAAGCGGAACAGCAGCAGTTAAATGCCCAGGCCGAGGAACTGAAGGCGGCGATTGCAGAGGCAAAGAAAAATAATCAGGATACTGCTGATCTGGAAAGACAATGGAAGGATTTAAATGCTCAGGCGGAAAATATGGATCCGGCCATTGATGACCTGAACTCACAGATGAATGATAAGAGTGATGAGGTGACTCAGCTCCAGATCAACCAGATTGAGAACCAGTCTGCCCAAGATCCCACAAGCGACGCACAGATCGTGGAGTGGCAGAATGAACTGGAGAGTGCTGCCACAGAACTTTCGGAGATGCAGTCAGAGCTTGCGGAGCAGAAAAGCCTGGCTAACAGTGCGGATGGAGCGAAGGTTACAGAGGCAGCCAAAGCCCAGATGCAGGCTACCAACAACATTGCTGAGCTGGAAGCGGCGTCCCTGGAAGAACTTTTGGAAAAAGGAAAACAGGGCCTGCAGGCAGAGTTTTCCGGTATTGTATCCAAGGCCGACGCCTCACAGGGTTCTGCAGCCTCACAGGGCATGGAGCTGATCACTATTGCCAGCAACGAAGAGGTGGCAGTGAACGTGACCGTGTCAAAATATGATTATGACAAGCTGAAAGAAGGCCAGAAGGCATCTATCACCATAGCGGACCATACATACAAGGGAACTGTCTCACGCATCAGTAAAATGGCAACCACCAACGAAAAAGGCGCACCGGTTATCTGGGCAGAAGTTAAGATTGATAACCCGGATGACAACATATTCCTGGGTGTGGAGGCAAAGGTTTCCATTGAGACAGGCAGTGCAAAAGGCGTTGTAAGCGTTCCTGTCAACGCTGTGAATACAGGAAAAGACAGTACCTTCTGTTATGTAGTAAAGGATGGCGTGATCGCCAGACAGGATGTTGAGACCGGAATCTCATCCTCCGAGTACACAGAGATCAAAAGCGGCCTGAAGCTGGGTGATTCCGTGATCGCTGAGCTTCCGGACGGATTAGCGGAGGGCATGAAAGTGGAAGAGGCGGCTGCGGGCAGCACATCCGGTGCGCAGACTGCAGATGCGGTAAAGGAGTAG